The Flavobacterium praedii genome window below encodes:
- a CDS encoding GumC family protein, with product MNENIRLLKPFLRGLPIIILVMVVSVLAAKKYLNYVTPMYESTTMLKLADVQEGVPSANLFKDLDVFASANKIATEIEVLKSANLIQKSLKEVPFNKEIYRKGDMLTVELFGNSPILIEGTFQTEKALDKRYSLNVISDKEFQFFYPNSNQSIPGKFGKPLKINGATFLITLNEPFILSKKEVKIIDTYEFEFLSNQKLMEKINKNLDIVPVDKDVPVIRINMKSNVPEKAALFVNKLAEMYIKDYIENKFRAANTTVDFLQKEISNSNKKLSSSENNIQNYRDKKNIVNVRQETETDLRKISQLKIEQTNIKMNLNAIKDLNKYIAAGKTNYLDLAPNFEAFTDLLSTEMVKNIKKLQSDKKDLLMTYTPENEKVKIIDAKLKDLIDYQIESIKNTEKNLQIKYNDLTNDITESEKVFIGLPEKEKELTILNREFNLYESNYNFLNEKRIDAEIARSAKIAFHKIITPAEISKTPVSPIRGIIIVVAALMGLFGSVVLIYIVHFAKAKVNDIYTIEKNSTIPVAIATPFLKSTSEIKTNFLKEAIQMELKGMIKDKNILAISSYDSDKDHLFHSKNLAFAFKKQGRKIVVFDVTGQLENEFETAEYRNFSDPKYLSYTKTAFQNEIQEIMSHFELCIIHNQAIKEDKLALLFMSLASENLIVLDSRKSAEKTVLKIELLKDEYKLPNVWFVLNKLNYSPSVFFEVKKLWKKYITK from the coding sequence ATGAACGAAAACATACGATTACTTAAGCCTTTTTTAAGAGGATTACCAATCATCATCTTGGTCATGGTTGTATCTGTTTTGGCGGCCAAAAAATATTTAAATTATGTAACTCCTATGTATGAAAGCACCACCATGCTTAAACTTGCCGATGTGCAAGAAGGAGTGCCAAGTGCTAATTTATTCAAGGATCTTGATGTATTTGCATCTGCCAATAAAATAGCGACTGAAATTGAAGTATTAAAATCAGCAAATTTGATTCAAAAATCTTTAAAAGAAGTCCCTTTCAATAAAGAAATATACAGAAAAGGCGATATGCTAACCGTTGAATTGTTTGGCAACTCTCCCATTTTGATAGAAGGTACTTTTCAGACCGAAAAAGCATTGGACAAACGCTATTCCTTAAATGTCATTTCGGATAAAGAATTTCAGTTTTTTTACCCTAATTCAAATCAAAGCATACCCGGGAAATTTGGCAAACCTTTAAAAATTAATGGTGCTACCTTCTTAATTACATTAAACGAACCTTTTATTCTATCCAAAAAAGAAGTAAAAATAATTGACACTTACGAATTTGAATTTTTGAGTAACCAAAAATTGATGGAAAAAATCAACAAAAATTTAGATATCGTCCCGGTTGACAAGGATGTACCTGTGATTCGCATTAATATGAAAAGTAATGTGCCTGAGAAAGCAGCTCTTTTTGTAAATAAATTGGCCGAAATGTATATCAAAGATTATATCGAAAATAAGTTTCGAGCCGCAAATACCACAGTGGATTTTTTACAAAAAGAAATCAGTAACTCAAATAAAAAATTATCCAGTTCTGAAAATAATATTCAAAATTATAGAGATAAAAAAAACATTGTCAATGTAAGACAAGAAACCGAAACCGATTTACGCAAAATATCACAATTAAAAATTGAGCAAACCAATATAAAAATGAACCTAAATGCGATCAAAGATTTGAATAAATATATCGCAGCCGGAAAAACAAATTATTTGGATTTGGCTCCCAATTTTGAAGCTTTTACTGATTTACTTTCAACAGAAATGGTAAAAAACATCAAAAAACTACAATCGGACAAAAAAGATTTATTGATGACTTATACACCCGAAAATGAAAAAGTAAAAATTATAGATGCAAAACTAAAAGACCTCATCGATTATCAAATTGAAAGTATCAAAAACACGGAGAAAAATTTACAAATAAAATACAACGATCTTACAAATGACATAACCGAATCAGAAAAAGTATTTATCGGTTTGCCTGAAAAAGAAAAAGAATTAACCATTTTAAACCGAGAATTTAATCTTTATGAATCGAATTATAATTTTTTGAATGAAAAAAGAATTGATGCTGAAATTGCACGATCTGCAAAAATTGCTTTTCATAAAATTATCACTCCAGCCGAAATTTCGAAAACTCCAGTTTCTCCTATTCGCGGAATAATAATTGTAGTCGCTGCATTGATGGGATTGTTTGGATCTGTTGTTCTGATCTATATTGTTCATTTTGCAAAAGCAAAAGTAAATGACATCTATACCATCGAAAAAAACAGCACTATTCCGGTAGCAATAGCAACCCCTTTTTTGAAATCAACTTCAGAAATTAAAACTAACTTTTTGAAAGAAGCCATTCAAATGGAGTTGAAAGGAATGATAAAAGACAAAAATATTTTGGCCATAAGTTCTTATGACAGTGATAAAGATCATTTATTTCACTCCAAAAATTTAGCCTTTGCTTTCAAAAAACAAGGACGAAAAATCGTTGTATTTGATGTAACAGGACAATTAGAAAATGAGTTTGAAACTGCTGAATACCGCAATTTTTCAGATCCAAAATACTTAAGCTATACCAAAACTGCATTTCAAAATGAAATTCAGGAAATAATGAGCCATTTTGAGTTGTGCATCATTCACAATCAAGCTATAAAAGAAGACAAACTTGCGTTGCTTTTTATGAGTTTGGCAAGCGAAAACCTAATTGTTTTAGACAGCCGAAAATCTGCCGAAAAAACAGTTCTAAAAATCGAACTATTAAAAGATGAATACAAATTACCAAATGTTTGGTTTGTATTAAATAAATTAAACTACAGCCCAAGCGTGTTTTTTGAAGTAAAAAAACTTTGGAAAAAATACATTACAAAATAA
- a CDS encoding polysaccharide biosynthesis/export family protein, with amino-acid sequence MKTILKILLLSLFFTSCKTENLLVSKKPVVDQAAFLYDSTYQYKIRVDDKLSISVWGEDNLSVGSVYGIYDSNEVYGKWLMVDTNGSIEIPKIGPTIVVNKTIPELREELRTALKKWLVNPIVDIKVLNKEITILGEVKNPNTIKIDKDHVTLFEMISKSGGFDFYANLKSIKILRQVGTTVKITNLDLTNDNDIVNTNIQLHPGDVVIVPSKKNKEFDKRIATIIPLTTTITSAAILIGLF; translated from the coding sequence ATGAAAACAATTTTAAAAATACTTTTACTGTCTTTATTTTTTACATCTTGTAAAACAGAAAATCTATTGGTCAGCAAAAAACCTGTTGTAGATCAAGCTGCATTTCTATATGATTCAACGTATCAATATAAAATAAGAGTAGATGACAAACTGTCTATTTCTGTTTGGGGCGAAGATAATTTGAGCGTAGGTTCGGTTTATGGAATTTATGATTCAAATGAAGTATATGGAAAATGGCTTATGGTCGATACAAATGGCAGTATCGAAATTCCAAAAATTGGGCCAACTATTGTAGTAAACAAAACAATTCCTGAATTGAGAGAAGAATTGAGAACTGCTCTTAAAAAATGGCTGGTGAATCCAATAGTAGATATCAAAGTATTGAATAAAGAAATTACAATTCTTGGTGAAGTCAAAAATCCAAATACCATAAAAATAGATAAAGATCATGTGACACTATTCGAAATGATCAGTAAATCGGGAGGTTTCGACTTTTATGCCAACTTAAAATCAATTAAAATACTTCGCCAAGTAGGAACAACTGTAAAAATAACCAATCTTGACTTGACCAATGATAATGATATTGTAAACACCAATATACAGCTTCATCCTGGCGATGTAGTAATTGTTCCTTCCAAAAAGAACAAAGAATTTGACAAACGTATAGCCACTATTATACCTCTTACCACCACGATAACATCAGCTGCGATTTTAATTGGCTTATTTTAA
- a CDS encoding response regulator codes for MKNSAQFKFFIVDDDMFYANMYEQYLLNLNYTDITYYSNGNDCLKNLDQKPDIIFLDHNMEDITGFEVLKKIKRQNPNIYVVMISGQENIITAVDALKYGAFDYIIKDKMVCEKMDLIISKIIKVKEELKKTNPSLTRRFLSIF; via the coding sequence ATGAAAAATTCAGCTCAATTTAAATTCTTTATCGTAGACGACGATATGTTTTATGCCAATATGTACGAACAATACTTATTGAACTTAAATTATACGGATATTACTTATTATAGTAATGGAAATGATTGTTTAAAAAATCTTGATCAAAAACCAGATATTATTTTCTTGGATCATAATATGGAAGACATTACAGGTTTTGAAGTTTTGAAAAAAATAAAAAGACAAAATCCCAATATTTATGTGGTGATGATTTCTGGTCAAGAAAATATCATAACAGCAGTAGACGCACTAAAATATGGCGCTTTTGATTATATCATAAAGGATAAAATGGTTTGTGAAAAAATGGATTTAATTATTTCTAAAATCATAAAAGTAAAAGAAGAACTCAAAAAAACGAATCCTTCTTTAACAAGACGATTTTTATCCATTTTCTAG
- a CDS encoding PAS domain S-box protein, giving the protein MDFHKQLQKQIKKYLPNELVNDPMLQTFLQSINDSYFSFERDKELMDHSFQESEKEYHEINQNLKKEYALKQESISNLYDSIETLDDSFLGINPDDNVDDLLFISKYLNQQIESRKATEKNLSRTVELLKTLLANLNSGILVEDENRSILFTNLMFCSIFSIPLNPESMIGFDCTNSAEDSKLMFKKPEHFCSRINEILAKREIVTNELLETSDNRFLERDYIPIYINNEYKGHLWKYNNVTDRIQNQISLEQSEERSRQIMNASLNAIITVDDKGEITFWNQQAEIIFGWKKEEIIGKIFSDYIVPTYNKENYDNGIKHYLANGEDFFLNKQVELDAINKEGTIFPTEVSIIPINQNGETFFCAFIQDISKRKEAENQLSRTVELLKTLLNNLKSGILVEDENQYILFSNQLFWDQKNKKTTPENEEGIDFSITFEENKLLYKQPDYFVSRVKEILAQRKTIIGELIETTQNTFYERDYIPLFINDKYKGHLWKYTDVTDRILNQKLLEQSEERSRNIMNASLNAIIMIDTKGKITFWNSQAESIFGWSENEVLGKTLNQTIIPKQHKAEHTKGMQHYIDTGEGPILNKQIELPAMHKKGIEFPIEISIVPIRENDELFFCSFIQDISERKKAESNLRFQEEKYRNIIANMNLGLIEVDNNEIIRFVNQSFATMSGYEMSELLGKNPSDVFVFGENKEKISSKIELREQGISDLYQVPIKNKRGELRWWTISGGPNYDDNGNLIGSVGIHLDVTEQKQLEIDLEAEKIKAEEASKAKETFLANMSHEIRTPLNAIIGFLRELEKQELTEIQKRYIENSSIASKHLLSIINNILDISKIEAGEMAFEKEDFIIKNSIKNVIRILKPKAKEKGLKLNFKISDQVNTVLKGDTLRLEQILYNLIGNALKFTSKGKISIECELIKDNITFQELCLSISDTGIGMDESFIENIFRKFSQEDKTITRKFGGTGLGMAITYELIQLMNAKIDIQSKKNEGTTIRIYVNFIKGNPENIANLKQQEKMVELNGLSILLVEDNEMNRMVAQNTLQYYDCTVTEAENGMEAITILKNQNFDIILMDLQMPEMDGYETTQIIRNDFKVTTPIIALTANAFKAEIEKCKKAGMNDYVTKPFDETILLNTIAKYTVHKKIANFKENKPLNTENLYNLNSLNNLSRGNSEFVTKMIHLFIKQTTTEIENITTAISVDDFSEIGRLIHKIKPSVESLGIKSIEEEMKSLEKVAQETIDKEQITSLFSIIKSTLLQVISLLNENELNK; this is encoded by the coding sequence ATGGATTTTCATAAACAACTACAAAAACAAATCAAAAAGTATCTACCAAATGAATTGGTAAATGATCCAATGTTGCAAACTTTTCTACAATCCATTAACGATTCCTATTTTTCATTTGAAAGAGATAAAGAATTGATGGATCATTCGTTTCAGGAAAGCGAGAAAGAATACCATGAAATCAATCAAAATTTGAAAAAAGAGTATGCTTTAAAACAAGAATCCATTTCAAATTTATACGACAGTATTGAAACTTTAGACGACAGTTTTTTAGGAATAAATCCAGATGACAATGTTGATGATTTACTCTTTATTTCGAAGTATTTGAACCAACAAATAGAATCAAGAAAAGCAACTGAAAAAAATCTATCAAGAACAGTAGAATTATTAAAAACTTTATTGGCCAATCTTAATTCTGGAATACTAGTTGAAGATGAAAACCGTAGTATTCTGTTTACCAACTTAATGTTCTGTTCTATTTTCTCGATACCTTTAAATCCAGAATCTATGATTGGATTTGATTGCACAAATTCTGCCGAAGATTCAAAATTGATGTTCAAAAAACCAGAACATTTTTGTTCCAGAATTAATGAAATACTAGCCAAAAGAGAAATTGTGACCAATGAATTACTAGAAACTTCGGACAATCGATTTCTAGAAAGAGATTACATCCCGATTTATATAAATAATGAATACAAAGGACATCTTTGGAAATATAATAATGTAACCGATAGAATTCAAAACCAAATATCATTAGAACAAAGTGAAGAACGAAGCAGACAGATCATGAATGCTTCGCTAAATGCTATAATCACAGTAGATGACAAAGGAGAAATAACGTTTTGGAACCAACAAGCCGAGATTATATTTGGATGGAAAAAAGAAGAAATAATAGGTAAAATATTTTCAGATTATATTGTTCCAACTTATAATAAAGAGAATTATGATAATGGAATTAAGCATTATCTGGCTAACGGTGAAGACTTTTTTCTAAACAAACAAGTAGAACTGGATGCCATCAATAAAGAAGGAACTATATTCCCAACGGAAGTCTCCATTATTCCAATCAATCAGAATGGAGAAACGTTTTTCTGTGCCTTTATTCAAGATATCTCTAAAAGAAAAGAAGCCGAAAACCAGCTTTCTCGAACTGTTGAACTCTTAAAAACATTATTAAATAACCTCAAATCTGGAATATTGGTTGAAGATGAAAACCAATACATCTTATTTTCCAATCAGCTATTTTGGGATCAGAAAAATAAAAAAACAACCCCTGAGAACGAAGAAGGCATTGATTTTTCGATAACATTTGAAGAAAATAAACTTTTATACAAACAACCCGATTATTTTGTATCGAGAGTTAAAGAAATATTAGCACAAAGAAAAACTATAATTGGAGAACTAATAGAGACAACCCAAAATACATTTTATGAAAGAGATTATATTCCTCTTTTTATTAATGACAAATACAAAGGACATCTCTGGAAATATACAGATGTTACCGATCGAATTCTAAATCAAAAACTTCTGGAACAAAGCGAAGAGCGATCCCGTAATATTATGAACGCCTCTTTGAATGCAATAATAATGATTGATACAAAAGGAAAGATTACCTTTTGGAACAGTCAAGCAGAATCTATTTTTGGTTGGTCCGAAAATGAAGTTTTGGGAAAAACACTAAATCAAACCATTATTCCAAAACAACACAAGGCCGAACATACTAAAGGAATGCAACATTATATCGACACAGGCGAAGGACCAATTTTAAACAAACAAATAGAGCTTCCAGCTATGCACAAAAAGGGTATAGAATTTCCAATTGAAATTTCAATCGTACCTATTAGAGAGAATGATGAATTGTTCTTTTGTTCTTTTATTCAAGATATTTCCGAAAGAAAAAAAGCGGAATCCAATTTAAGATTTCAAGAAGAAAAATATCGAAATATTATTGCCAACATGAATTTAGGCTTAATAGAAGTTGACAATAATGAGATTATACGATTTGTCAATCAGAGTTTTGCCACCATGTCTGGATACGAAATGAGTGAGCTTTTGGGGAAAAACCCATCAGATGTTTTTGTTTTTGGGGAAAATAAAGAAAAAATATCCTCGAAAATAGAATTACGAGAACAAGGCATATCCGACTTATATCAAGTTCCCATTAAAAACAAAAGAGGTGAACTCAGGTGGTGGACCATCAGTGGAGGTCCTAATTATGATGACAATGGAAACCTTATCGGTTCAGTAGGAATTCATTTAGATGTTACTGAGCAAAAGCAACTTGAAATAGACCTTGAGGCAGAGAAAATTAAAGCCGAAGAAGCGTCTAAAGCAAAGGAAACCTTCCTGGCCAATATGAGTCATGAAATACGAACTCCTCTAAATGCAATTATTGGCTTTTTGAGAGAACTAGAAAAACAGGAACTTACTGAAATTCAAAAAAGATACATAGAAAACAGTTCTATCGCATCCAAACATTTGCTTTCCATAATTAATAACATTTTGGATATTTCAAAAATTGAAGCAGGTGAAATGGCCTTTGAAAAAGAAGATTTTATTATTAAAAATTCTATCAAAAATGTTATCCGAATTCTAAAACCAAAAGCCAAAGAGAAAGGATTAAAACTCAATTTTAAAATTTCGGACCAAGTAAATACCGTATTAAAAGGGGACACCTTACGATTGGAGCAAATTCTTTATAACCTCATTGGAAATGCTTTAAAATTTACTTCAAAAGGCAAAATATCCATAGAATGTGAACTAATTAAGGACAATATCACCTTTCAGGAATTATGCCTATCTATATCTGATACGGGAATAGGAATGGATGAAAGTTTTATTGAAAATATTTTCAGGAAGTTTTCGCAAGAAGACAAAACCATTACTAGAAAATTTGGCGGAACTGGTTTAGGTATGGCAATTACCTATGAACTTATTCAATTAATGAATGCAAAAATTGACATTCAAAGTAAAAAAAATGAAGGAACCACAATTCGAATTTATGTCAATTTTATAAAAGGAAATCCTGAAAACATTGCGAATTTAAAACAACAAGAAAAGATGGTAGAACTCAATGGACTTTCTATTTTATTGGTTGAGGATAATGAAATGAATCGAATGGTTGCGCAAAATACGCTGCAATATTATGATTGTACTGTTACCGAGGCGGAAAATGGAATGGAAGCCATTACTATTTTGAAAAACCAAAATTTTGACATTATCCTAATGGATCTTCAAATGCCTGAAATGGATGGATATGAAACCACCCAAATTATTAGAAACGATTTTAAAGTAACTACTCCAATTATTGCGCTTACCGCCAATGCCTTTAAAGCCGAAATCGAAAAATGCAAAAAAGCTGGGATGAATGATTATGTGACAAAACCGTTTGACGAAACAATTCTGTTAAATACCATTGCAAAGTATACTGTACATAAAAAAATTGCGAATTTTAAAGAAAATAAACCTTTGAATACTGAAAATCTTTATAACCTTAACTCTCTAAACAACTTAAGCAGAGGAAACTCGGAATTTGTAACCAAAATGATTCACCTATTTATAAAACAAACTACTACTGAAATAGAAAACATCACAACCGCAATATCTGTTGATGACTTTTCCGAAATAGGCAGATTGATTCATAAAATAAAACCAAGTGTAGAAAGTTTAGGTATAAAATCTATCGAAGAGGAGATGAAATCCCTTGAAAAAGTAGCACAGGAAACTATAGATAAAGAACAAATAACGTCTCTTTTTTCGATTATCAAATCTACTTTACTCCAAGTCATTTCCTTACTTAATGAAAATGAGCTTAATAAATAA
- a CDS encoding FIST signal transduction protein, protein MKVAASLYKENSFVEGKNKENLILDQAHLVLGFGSRDLISNPNSFEAIKNIFPKAEILLCSSSGEIYDNEVIDNTISITALSFSTTKIKTTEVDIHDFSSSFEAGSSLIKTFPQEDLKLVFVLSDGGKVNGSELVKGMNHTKKESVLITGGLAGDSAKFEKTYVGLNKVPEIGKIIAVGLYGSQLEVSHGSLGGWESFGLERTVTKATDNVLFEIDGKNALDLYKTYLGKYADELPGSALLFPLSIKLNESEDPIVRTILSIDEKNQSMTFAGDIPLGSKVRFMKANFDRLIDAASDAASTCLKMNTSNPKLAILISCVGRKLILSNRTEEEIEAVSEIFGDKTLLTGFYSYGEISPLKPMANCELHNQTMTITCLNEID, encoded by the coding sequence ATGAAAGTAGCAGCATCACTTTATAAAGAAAATTCATTTGTTGAAGGAAAAAATAAAGAAAATTTAATTTTGGATCAAGCACATTTAGTCCTTGGATTCGGGTCACGTGACTTGATATCGAATCCAAATTCATTTGAAGCCATAAAAAATATCTTTCCAAAAGCAGAAATACTTTTATGTTCCTCCTCTGGAGAAATTTATGACAATGAAGTTATTGACAATACCATTTCAATTACGGCCCTATCATTTTCAACAACCAAAATAAAAACAACCGAAGTAGATATTCATGATTTTTCAAGCAGCTTTGAAGCAGGTTCATCCTTAATAAAGACTTTCCCCCAAGAAGATTTAAAGCTTGTGTTTGTGCTTTCTGATGGAGGAAAAGTAAATGGCAGTGAACTAGTAAAAGGGATGAATCATACCAAAAAGGAATCCGTATTAATTACTGGAGGATTAGCTGGAGATAGTGCCAAATTTGAAAAAACGTATGTAGGCTTAAATAAAGTGCCAGAAATAGGCAAAATTATTGCAGTTGGTTTGTATGGCTCCCAACTGGAAGTATCTCATGGATCTCTTGGGGGTTGGGAAAGTTTTGGACTCGAAAGAACTGTTACAAAAGCAACCGATAATGTGCTATTTGAGATAGACGGCAAAAATGCGCTTGATTTGTATAAAACCTACTTGGGCAAATATGCTGATGAACTACCAGGGTCTGCATTATTATTTCCTTTATCCATAAAATTAAATGAAAGTGAAGATCCAATTGTACGTACCATATTATCTATTGACGAAAAAAATCAGTCGATGACTTTTGCAGGTGACATTCCTTTAGGAAGTAAAGTTCGTTTTATGAAAGCCAATTTTGATCGTTTGATTGATGCTGCTAGCGATGCTGCTTCTACTTGTTTAAAAATGAATACGAGTAATCCAAAATTGGCAATCTTAATAAGTTGTGTAGGAAGAAAACTCATATTAAGCAATAGAACCGAAGAAGAAATTGAAGCCGTTTCGGAAATATTTGGAGACAAAACCCTACTCACTGGTTTCTATTCCTATGGTGAAATTTCGCCTCTCAAACCAATGGCTAATTGTGAATTACACAATCAAACCATGACTATTACATGTTTAAACGAAATCGATTAA
- a CDS encoding sigma-54-dependent transcriptional regulator — translation MSLIKIFLIEDDAFFGETLKYHLKLNPDFEVHLFYSGKECLSHLYLKPDIICLDFGLPDISGDLLLKKIKEINNSIPIIIISGQEDIEVAVEFLKSGADDYIVKNNHTKDLLWNSIIKIKGNLNLVHEVEVLKEKLEQKFSFEKTIIGQSEAIKSVFNKINKSINTNINVSITGETGTGKEVVAKAIHYNSELKSKPFIAVNMAAIPKELVESEFFGHEKGAFTGADTRRIGKFEQADGGTIFLDEIAELDLNLQSKLLRVLQEREVVRLGGSTKIKFNARLIIATHKDLAQEVKKGTFREDLYYRIIGLPIELPPLRERGNDTLLLAKHFIDLFVKDNKMKPIILSKEAKDKLLKYPFPGNIRELKSVIDLACVMCESNEILADDFSFNSIHDTDFFLSEEKTLKEYNAEIIMHYLKKNNNDVLKTAKKLDIGKSTIYNLIQSLDLKK, via the coding sequence ATGAGTCTAATAAAAATATTTCTAATTGAAGACGATGCTTTTTTTGGTGAAACCTTAAAATACCATTTAAAGTTAAATCCAGATTTTGAAGTTCATCTTTTTTACTCAGGAAAAGAGTGTTTAAGTCATTTGTATTTAAAGCCCGATATTATTTGTTTGGACTTTGGTTTGCCGGACATTTCTGGAGATTTGCTTTTAAAAAAAATAAAGGAAATCAATAATTCGATTCCAATAATAATCATAAGTGGACAAGAAGATATTGAAGTAGCTGTCGAATTCTTAAAATCTGGAGCTGACGATTATATTGTAAAAAACAACCACACCAAAGACTTGTTGTGGAACTCGATTATTAAAATTAAAGGGAATCTAAACTTAGTTCATGAAGTTGAAGTACTCAAAGAAAAATTAGAACAGAAGTTTAGTTTTGAAAAAACAATTATTGGTCAAAGTGAAGCTATAAAAAGTGTTTTTAATAAAATAAACAAGTCTATCAATACCAATATAAATGTTTCGATAACTGGAGAAACCGGAACAGGTAAAGAAGTAGTTGCCAAAGCCATACATTATAATTCCGAATTAAAAAGCAAGCCTTTTATTGCGGTAAACATGGCCGCCATTCCAAAAGAATTAGTAGAAAGTGAATTTTTTGGACATGAAAAAGGAGCTTTCACGGGTGCTGATACTAGACGTATTGGAAAATTTGAACAAGCCGATGGAGGCACTATTTTTTTGGATGAAATAGCCGAATTGGATTTGAATCTTCAAAGTAAGTTACTTCGAGTTTTACAAGAAAGAGAAGTGGTACGATTAGGTGGATCCACAAAAATAAAATTCAATGCAAGGTTAATTATTGCAACTCATAAAGATTTGGCTCAAGAGGTCAAAAAAGGAACTTTTAGAGAAGATTTATATTATAGAATTATAGGATTACCCATTGAGTTGCCACCTCTAAGAGAACGAGGAAATGATACCTTGCTATTGGCAAAGCATTTTATTGATTTATTTGTAAAAGATAATAAAATGAAACCAATTATACTATCTAAAGAAGCAAAGGATAAATTATTGAAATATCCTTTTCCGGGAAATATTCGCGAATTGAAGTCGGTTATAGATCTAGCTTGTGTAATGTGTGAATCAAATGAAATTCTTGCCGATGATTTTTCATTTAACAGTATTCATGATACCGATTTTTTTCTTTCGGAAGAGAAAACACTAAAAGAATATAATGCTGAAATAATAATGCACTACCTAAAAAAGAATAACAATGATGTTTTAAAAACGGCAAAAAAACTAGACATAGGTAAATCAACCATTTACAATTTAATTCAGTCTTTGGATTTAAAAAAATAA
- a CDS encoding PH domain-containing protein: protein MKEQIKKFLNEEQDPKAIEKVTSKLKDILMKNEEVGYIAVQKKPALTVLPDSIVMTNKRIIICQPKNLGLSMNFIDYTWDDIEGTFVKENILGSEFSFSTKTDMQVSIDYIPKIQARKIFTYAKEQLDILKNHTNSVSPVTEEIAPTLIEESEMIEEMETEEITDYAEIMPVVSNYAEPIIDNTFTSTEKRPSELTQDELFAKLQNYKKLLDNGLILQGEYDAFKKEILSYM from the coding sequence ATGAAAGAACAAATTAAAAAGTTTTTAAACGAAGAACAAGATCCAAAAGCAATTGAGAAAGTTACATCAAAATTGAAGGATATTTTAATGAAAAATGAGGAAGTTGGATATATTGCTGTGCAAAAAAAACCTGCATTGACCGTTCTTCCAGACAGTATTGTAATGACCAATAAAAGAATAATTATCTGTCAGCCTAAAAATTTGGGCTTGTCTATGAATTTTATTGATTACACATGGGATGATATTGAAGGGACTTTTGTCAAAGAAAATATTCTTGGGTCAGAATTTTCTTTTTCGACCAAAACCGATATGCAAGTTTCGATTGATTATATTCCGAAGATTCAAGCCCGTAAAATATTTACATATGCCAAAGAGCAATTGGATATTTTAAAAAATCATACAAATTCTGTTTCGCCTGTTACCGAAGAAATTGCTCCGACATTAATTGAAGAGTCTGAAATGATTGAAGAAATGGAAACAGAAGAAATTACGGATTATGCCGAAATTATGCCAGTAGTTTCAAATTATGCGGAGCCTATAATTGACAATACCTTCACTTCAACCGAAAAAAGGCCAAGTGAATTGACACAAGACGAACTTTTTGCAAAGCTTCAAAACTATAAAAAGTTACTCGATAATGGTTTAATTTTACAAGGCGAATACGATGCCTTCAAAAAAGAGATTTTGAGTTATATGTAG